Proteins co-encoded in one Amaranthus tricolor cultivar Red isolate AtriRed21 chromosome 7, ASM2621246v1, whole genome shotgun sequence genomic window:
- the LOC130817581 gene encoding uncharacterized protein LOC130817581 produces MDNRSSISKMVLIVPILFLAISASASSITETNPEMEKIVSAMIEDPLVAVAAYLRQQEEGIESRIRCKAHGQYCTVGKEYECCSGTKCIHYNMSWGLCIKQG; encoded by the exons ATGGACAACCGTTCATCCATTTCTAAGATGGTTCTCATTGTACCAATACTTTTTTTAGCTATTTCTg CTTCAGCATCAAGCATTACTGAGACCAATCCAGAAATGGAGAAAATAGTATCAGCAATGATTGAGGATCCACTTGTGGCTGTTGCTGCGTACTTACGTCAGCAAGAAGAAGGTATTGAATCCAGAATTAGGTGCAAGGCACACGGGCAATACTGTACTGTTGGGAAGGAGTATGAGTGCTGTTCCGGGACTAAATGCATCCATTACAACATGTCTTGGGGACTCTGCATCAAACAAGGTTAA